A genomic stretch from Kribbella amoyensis includes:
- a CDS encoding MarR family winged helix-turn-helix transcriptional regulator — protein MPQSDEVDLLALDRQVCFALAVASRSVIALYRPLLDPMGLTHPQYLVMLALWEESPLSVKQLSGLLQLDPGTLSPLLKRLESAGYVTRRRDPRDERSLAVELTPAGRELRTEALKIPPAIIDRLGMTIGELESLHKNLTRVIAAATV, from the coding sequence ATGCCGCAGTCCGACGAGGTGGACCTGCTCGCGCTGGACCGTCAGGTCTGCTTCGCGCTCGCGGTCGCCTCCCGCAGCGTGATCGCGCTGTACCGGCCGTTGCTGGACCCGATGGGGCTCACCCACCCGCAATACCTGGTGATGCTCGCGTTGTGGGAGGAGTCACCGCTGTCGGTCAAGCAGCTCAGCGGGCTGCTCCAGCTCGACCCGGGCACGCTGTCCCCGTTGCTCAAGCGGCTCGAGTCGGCCGGCTACGTGACCCGGCGCCGCGATCCGCGCGACGAGCGGTCGCTGGCGGTCGAGCTGACCCCGGCCGGCCGGGAGCTGCGGACCGAGGCGCTGAAGATCCCGCCGGCCATCATCGACCGGCTCGGCATGACGATCGGCGAGCTGGAGAGCCTGCACAAGAACCTCACCCGCGTCATCGCCGCGGCAACGGTGTGA
- a CDS encoding SRPBCC domain-containing protein, translated as MIASVEREVYVQARPDQVWNALTQPEQLARWYAFGGAELELRPGGRLVLRWDEHGEFRGFVEKVEPGRRFAYRYAVEPDVDPAPGNSNQVEFTLTPEGEGTRLTVVESGFDRLDLPARQRAEHAANAEQGWDGGLAELTVLAKEL; from the coding sequence ATGATCGCCAGTGTCGAGCGCGAGGTGTACGTGCAGGCGCGACCTGATCAGGTCTGGAACGCGCTGACCCAGCCCGAGCAGCTCGCCCGGTGGTACGCGTTCGGTGGTGCCGAGCTCGAGCTACGACCCGGCGGCCGGCTGGTCCTGCGGTGGGACGAGCACGGGGAGTTCCGCGGGTTCGTGGAGAAGGTGGAGCCGGGACGACGGTTCGCCTATCGGTACGCGGTGGAGCCGGACGTCGATCCGGCGCCGGGGAACTCGAACCAGGTCGAGTTCACGCTCACCCCTGAAGGCGAGGGGACCCGGCTGACCGTGGTCGAGAGCGGCTTCGACCGGCTGGATCTTCCGGCACGGCAACGGGCCGAGCACGCGGCGAACGCTGAGCAGGGCTGGGACGGCGGCCTCGCTGAGCTCACCGTTCTCGCCAAGGAGCTGTGA
- a CDS encoding ArsR/SmtB family transcription factor — protein MTNRPDPPPSAATGDSGETGAVLAALADPTRRQVVALLAERGAATATSLARELPVTRQAVVQHLAVLKQAGVVRSEKSGRDVLFELEPASLTGAARWMDAVAARWDQRLATLKAMVEHDARETAG, from the coding sequence GTGACGAACCGCCCCGACCCACCTCCGAGTGCTGCGACCGGGGACTCGGGGGAGACCGGCGCGGTGCTGGCCGCGTTGGCGGATCCGACCCGGCGGCAGGTGGTGGCGTTGCTGGCGGAGCGTGGCGCGGCCACGGCGACCTCGTTGGCGCGGGAACTGCCCGTCACCCGGCAGGCCGTCGTCCAGCATCTGGCCGTCCTCAAACAAGCGGGCGTCGTACGCAGTGAGAAGTCGGGCCGGGACGTACTGTTCGAGCTCGAGCCGGCCAGTCTGACCGGGGCCGCTCGCTGGATGGACGCCGTGGCCGCCCGCTGGGACCAGCGGCTCGCGACGCTCAAGGCGATGGTCGAACACGACGCGCGCGAGACAGCGGGGTGA
- a CDS encoding nitroreductase family deazaflavin-dependent oxidoreductase — protein MSSETEYAPSPSDWVREAVEKIEAAGTTEPAGFNGMSVVLMTMRGNKSGKIRKVPVMRVEHDGVYVAVASLGGAPKHPVWYYNLKADPNVTVQDGAESGQYVAREIDGEEYDLWWKRSVEAYPDYAEYQLKTSRKIPQFLLEPAK, from the coding sequence ATGTCATCCGAAACTGAGTACGCCCCCAGCCCGTCCGACTGGGTCCGCGAGGCCGTCGAGAAGATCGAGGCCGCGGGCACGACCGAACCGGCCGGCTTCAACGGGATGTCCGTCGTCCTGATGACGATGCGCGGCAACAAGTCCGGCAAGATCCGCAAGGTGCCGGTGATGCGCGTCGAGCACGACGGCGTGTACGTCGCGGTCGCCTCGCTCGGCGGCGCCCCGAAGCACCCGGTCTGGTACTACAACCTGAAGGCCGACCCGAACGTCACGGTCCAGGACGGCGCCGAGTCGGGGCAGTACGTCGCCCGCGAGATCGACGGCGAGGAGTACGACCTGTGGTGGAAGCGCTCGGTCGAGGCGTACCCGGACTACGCCGAGTACCAGCTGAAGACCAGCCGCAAGATCCCGCAGTTCCTGCTCGAGCCGGCCAAGTAG
- a CDS encoding DUF6609 family protein has protein sequence MDLFTDVAGMARTFPLMRGGGALLVLVGLGLVVGGIGGRRWLLPGLITGAALAVLVMMVGGITKTVFDGLGYPAIYQYIAFGVGVVAEVGLVNLVIAKVPDRESREFWLWILLVVGVHFLILAVSHGPICGLLCILNAGLGLLVPAIPYRASWIADGAFKVTAGGTMVWLSYL, from the coding sequence GTGGATCTCTTCACCGACGTCGCCGGGATGGCGCGGACTTTTCCCTTGATGCGCGGCGGCGGAGCCCTGCTCGTGCTGGTCGGTCTGGGCCTGGTGGTGGGCGGGATCGGCGGTCGCCGGTGGCTGTTGCCGGGGCTGATCACCGGTGCCGCGCTGGCCGTCCTGGTGATGATGGTGGGCGGGATCACCAAGACCGTCTTCGACGGGCTGGGCTACCCGGCGATCTACCAGTACATCGCGTTCGGTGTCGGCGTGGTCGCCGAGGTCGGGCTGGTGAACCTGGTGATCGCGAAGGTGCCGGACCGCGAGTCCCGCGAGTTCTGGCTGTGGATCCTGTTGGTGGTCGGGGTGCACTTCCTGATCCTGGCCGTCTCGCACGGCCCGATCTGCGGCCTGCTCTGCATCCTCAACGCGGGGCTCGGCCTGCTGGTGCCGGCCATCCCCTACCGGGCTTCGTGGATCGCCGACGGTGCCTTCAAGGTCACCGCCGGCGGCACGATGGTGTGGCTCAGCTACCTGTGA
- a CDS encoding CDP-alcohol phosphatidyltransferase family protein — MREPFVGSTRLRLAGLALHAYTASGTVLALLIVIAAIDGDTIRALWLGLAALVIDGTDGMLARRLRVKETIPWFDGAMLDNIVDYLTYAFAPIVLLWTGGYLPNGTWGAVLAALPLLASSYQFCRTDAKTDDHFFLGFPSYWNVVAFYVVILGLGPAATGVILLTCSVLVFVPVKYVYPSRTKAFRSMNLLTTAIWLGSYAVLLAQMPDPNPIVVAVSLAYLVYYAALSLYLTFWVPRRRVA, encoded by the coding sequence GTGCGGGAACCGTTCGTCGGGTCGACGCGGCTGCGTCTGGCCGGACTGGCACTGCATGCCTATACCGCGAGCGGAACGGTGCTCGCGCTGCTGATCGTGATCGCCGCCATCGACGGCGACACCATCCGGGCGCTCTGGCTCGGCCTCGCCGCGCTGGTGATCGACGGAACCGACGGGATGCTGGCCCGCCGGCTGCGGGTGAAGGAAACCATCCCGTGGTTCGACGGCGCCATGCTGGACAACATCGTCGACTACCTGACCTACGCGTTCGCGCCGATCGTGCTGCTCTGGACCGGCGGCTACCTGCCGAACGGGACCTGGGGCGCCGTGCTGGCGGCGTTGCCGTTGCTTGCCTCCAGCTACCAGTTCTGCCGGACCGACGCGAAGACCGACGACCACTTCTTCCTCGGGTTCCCGAGCTACTGGAACGTGGTCGCCTTCTACGTGGTGATCCTCGGACTCGGCCCGGCCGCGACCGGCGTGATCCTGCTGACCTGCTCGGTGCTGGTCTTCGTCCCGGTGAAGTACGTGTACCCGTCGCGGACCAAGGCGTTCCGCTCGATGAACCTGCTCACCACTGCGATCTGGCTCGGGTCGTACGCCGTGCTGCTGGCGCAGATGCCCGACCCGAACCCGATCGTGGTCGCCGTCTCGCTCGCGTACCTGGTGTACTACGCGGCGCTCAGCCTCTATCTGACCTTCTGGGTGCCGCGGCGACGGGTCGCCTAG
- a CDS encoding AAA family ATPase, translating to MLRTVAVENYRSLRRVVMPLGRLSVVTGSNGSGKSSLYKALRLLADASRNGAVSALAREGGLQSTLWAGPEQLGSAVRRGEHRVQGTVRSGPVSLLLGFASDDYGYAMDFGLPTPPAGAFALDPEIKREALWAGPFFRPASLLMDRRGSAVRIRSDSGEWEDGGHALQPFDSMLSEFADPLRAPELLRVRERMRSWRFYDHLRTDAAAPARQAQVGTRTVVLDSEGADVAAALQTILEIGNKGALHEAIEHAFPGSRLEIRVDGGRFELAFHQHGLLRPLSGAELSDGTLRYLLWVAALLSPRPPELLVLNEPETSLHPDLLPALANLVVTAATDTQVIVVTHSRPFLAALQVGAEDLHPIELVKEFGQTAIEGQGLLDQPPWKWPTR from the coding sequence ATGTTGCGGACGGTGGCGGTGGAGAACTACCGGTCCTTGCGGCGCGTGGTGATGCCGTTGGGGCGGCTTAGTGTCGTCACCGGGTCGAACGGGTCGGGGAAGTCGAGTCTGTACAAGGCTCTGCGGTTGCTGGCCGATGCCTCGCGCAACGGTGCGGTCTCGGCCCTGGCGCGGGAGGGTGGGCTGCAGTCGACCTTGTGGGCGGGGCCTGAGCAGCTGGGGAGTGCGGTACGGCGGGGCGAGCATCGCGTCCAAGGGACGGTGCGGTCGGGTCCGGTGAGTCTGCTGCTCGGGTTCGCGTCGGACGACTACGGGTACGCGATGGACTTCGGGTTGCCGACGCCGCCGGCCGGGGCGTTCGCGCTCGATCCCGAGATCAAGCGGGAGGCGTTGTGGGCCGGCCCGTTCTTCCGGCCCGCGTCGTTGCTGATGGATCGGCGCGGCTCGGCGGTCCGGATCCGCAGCGACAGCGGTGAGTGGGAGGACGGCGGGCACGCGCTGCAGCCGTTCGACAGCATGCTCAGCGAGTTCGCCGATCCGCTCCGCGCGCCGGAGTTGCTGCGAGTCCGGGAGCGGATGCGGTCCTGGCGGTTCTACGACCACCTCCGGACGGACGCGGCCGCACCCGCTCGGCAGGCCCAGGTCGGGACCCGGACCGTCGTGCTGGACTCCGAAGGCGCCGACGTGGCTGCCGCGCTACAGACGATCCTCGAGATCGGGAACAAGGGCGCCCTGCACGAGGCGATCGAGCACGCGTTTCCCGGCAGCCGGCTGGAGATCCGGGTCGACGGTGGCCGGTTCGAGCTCGCGTTCCACCAGCACGGGCTGCTCCGGCCGCTCTCCGGGGCCGAGCTGTCGGACGGGACCCTGCGGTACCTGCTCTGGGTCGCCGCGTTGCTGAGTCCGCGGCCGCCCGAGCTCCTGGTCCTGAACGAGCCGGAGACGAGCCTGCACCCGGACCTGCTCCCCGCGTTGGCGAATCTGGTCGTCACCGCCGCGACCGACACCCAGGTCATCGTGGTCACGCACTCGCGGCCGTTCCTCGCCGCGTTGCAGGTCGGGGCCGAGGACCTGCACCCGATCGAGCTGGTGAAGGAGTTCGGCCAGACCGCTATCGAGGGTCAGGGCCTTCTGGACCAGCCGCCGTGGAAGTGGCCGACTCGGTAG
- a CDS encoding ABC transporter ATP-binding protein, with translation MTTTQQTPPAEDERDEEKNPEQSWRGVFEDEGDRELSRATTIRLKEDSRKLLGELLRPYHKMIWLLVVIVVVENAARLAVPYLVHLGIDNGIPPILAGEGATTLITVVIGVFAMALLQAFARQVFLMRSGRLGQTILLGLRRRVFDHFQRLSPSFHDKYTSGRVISRMTSDVGVIDEMLANGFDGLVTALLTLIGTSILLLTLDLKLGLLALLSFPVLLLITAWFRRRSAVVYRRTRETVVLVIVHFVESMTGIRAVQAFRREPRNEEIFHGVNDKYREANLESFRLNAIFMPSIKGVGNITIVAILFYGGYQAYHGHVTVGVLTAFLLYLRQFFEPLQDISQFYNTFLSASAALEKLSGVLNEKPDVAEPEEPAEPAKKARGHLELRNVQFRYVDGVPVLPGLDLDVPAGQTLALVGTTGAGKTTIAKLVARFYDPTGGQLLLDGIDLRQLTEDDLRERVVMVTQENFLFTGTVADNIRFGKPDATLEEVVEAAKVIGAHDFITRLPEGYETQVEKRGSRLSAGQRQLVAFARAFLADPAVLILDEATSSLDIPSERLIQRALRTILADRTAIVIAHRLSTVETADRVIVLEHGRIIEDGAPQTLVTTGGNYADLHQAWEDSLA, from the coding sequence ATGACGACGACCCAGCAGACACCTCCGGCCGAGGACGAGCGGGACGAGGAGAAGAATCCCGAGCAGTCCTGGCGGGGGGTGTTCGAGGACGAGGGCGACCGGGAGTTGTCGAGGGCAACGACCATCCGGTTGAAGGAGGACTCGCGCAAACTGCTCGGCGAGCTGCTCCGCCCGTACCACAAGATGATCTGGCTGCTGGTCGTGATCGTCGTGGTCGAGAACGCGGCCCGGCTCGCGGTGCCGTACCTGGTCCACCTCGGCATCGACAACGGCATCCCGCCGATCCTCGCCGGGGAGGGCGCCACCACGCTGATCACGGTGGTGATCGGCGTGTTCGCGATGGCGCTGCTGCAGGCGTTCGCGCGGCAGGTGTTCCTGATGCGGTCGGGGCGGCTCGGGCAGACGATCCTGCTCGGGCTGCGCCGCCGGGTGTTCGACCACTTCCAGCGGCTCAGCCCGTCGTTCCACGACAAGTACACCTCGGGCCGGGTGATCTCGCGGATGACGTCCGACGTGGGCGTCATCGACGAGATGCTGGCGAACGGGTTCGACGGCCTGGTGACGGCCCTGCTGACACTGATCGGTACGTCGATCCTGCTGCTCACGCTGGATCTCAAGCTCGGCCTGCTGGCCCTCCTGTCGTTCCCGGTCCTGCTGCTGATCACCGCCTGGTTCCGGCGCCGGTCGGCGGTCGTCTACCGGCGGACCCGGGAGACCGTCGTCCTGGTCATCGTGCACTTCGTCGAGTCGATGACCGGGATCCGCGCGGTGCAGGCGTTCCGCCGGGAGCCGCGGAACGAGGAGATCTTCCACGGCGTCAACGACAAGTACCGCGAGGCGAACCTGGAGTCGTTCCGGCTGAACGCGATCTTCATGCCGTCGATCAAGGGCGTCGGCAACATCACCATCGTGGCGATCCTGTTCTACGGCGGGTACCAGGCGTACCACGGCCACGTCACGGTCGGCGTGCTGACCGCGTTCCTGCTGTACCTGCGGCAGTTCTTCGAGCCGCTGCAGGACATCTCGCAGTTCTACAACACCTTCCTGTCCGCGAGCGCGGCGCTGGAGAAGCTGTCCGGCGTCCTCAACGAGAAGCCGGACGTGGCCGAGCCGGAGGAGCCGGCCGAACCGGCGAAGAAGGCCCGCGGGCACCTGGAGCTGCGCAACGTGCAGTTCCGCTACGTCGACGGGGTCCCGGTCCTGCCGGGGCTGGACCTGGACGTACCGGCCGGGCAGACGCTCGCCCTGGTCGGGACGACGGGTGCGGGCAAGACCACGATCGCCAAACTGGTGGCGCGGTTCTACGACCCGACCGGTGGCCAGCTGCTGCTGGACGGGATCGACCTGCGGCAACTGACCGAGGACGACCTGCGTGAGCGGGTGGTGATGGTGACGCAGGAGAACTTCCTGTTCACCGGCACGGTCGCCGACAACATCCGCTTCGGCAAGCCGGACGCGACGCTGGAGGAGGTGGTCGAGGCGGCGAAGGTGATCGGCGCCCACGACTTCATCACCCGGCTCCCGGAGGGCTACGAGACCCAGGTGGAGAAGCGCGGCAGCCGGTTGTCCGCGGGGCAGCGGCAGCTGGTCGCGTTCGCCCGCGCGTTCCTCGCCGACCCGGCGGTACTGATCCTCGACGAGGCCACGTCCAGCCTGGACATCCCGAGCGAGCGGCTGATCCAGCGCGCGCTCCGGACCATCCTGGCCGACCGGACCGCGATCGTGATCGCGCACCGGTTGTCCACCGTCGAGACCGCCGACCGGGTCATCGTCCTCGAACACGGCCGCATCATCGAGGACGGCGCCCCGCAGACCCTCGTCACCACCGGCGGCAACTACGCCGACCTGCACCAGGCCTGGGAGGACTCGCTGGCCTGA
- a CDS encoding ABC transporter ATP-binding protein, with protein MFTTAMLGVGVSLSIPLVTRAIIDGPVTRRELSLLVPLALLALGLSIAEVILVWARRWAQSRTVSDLEATLRHDLYVRLQSLPMEFHTRWQSGQLLSRVTTDLSTIRRFMGFGLLFLVMNILQLVVVTILLLQLYWPLGIVVLLAAVPIITVSLKFERKYLVISRTVQDQQGDLATQIEESALGFRVIKAFGRRQHVQQQFDDGAKTLYGTEVEKVRLASRFWSFLGVIPNLTLVIVLLLGALAVGRESITLGTLVAFITLMLSLIWPVTSLGAILAMAQEAMTAADRISEILDTWSTIQSGPEELEHPRGHLRFENVGFRFSDDTAEVLHDVNLDLTPGTTLALVGATGSGKTTLTSLVPRLYDVTAGRITIDGHDIRDLTLPSLRSAVASAFDDPTLFSMSVRENLTLGRPDATEAEVQQALQVAQAQFANDLPWGLDTRVGEQGMSLSGGQRQRLALARAVIARPAVLVLDDTLSALDVHTEALVEEALRNVLADTTGIVVAHRASTVMLADKVALLENGTVTHVGTHQELLAEVPAYRLLLAAEEEEVHA; from the coding sequence ATGTTCACGACAGCCATGCTGGGCGTCGGCGTCAGCCTCTCCATCCCCCTCGTCACCCGAGCGATCATCGACGGCCCGGTCACCCGCCGCGAGCTCAGCCTGCTGGTCCCGCTCGCCCTCCTCGCCCTCGGCCTCAGCATCGCCGAGGTCATCCTGGTCTGGGCCCGCCGGTGGGCCCAGTCCCGCACCGTCAGCGACCTGGAGGCCACCCTCCGGCACGACCTGTACGTCCGGCTGCAGTCGCTGCCGATGGAGTTCCACACCCGCTGGCAGAGTGGCCAGCTGCTGTCCCGGGTCACCACCGACCTGTCCACCATCCGCCGGTTCATGGGCTTCGGCCTGCTGTTCCTGGTGATGAACATCCTCCAGCTGGTCGTCGTCACGATCCTGCTGCTGCAGCTGTACTGGCCGCTCGGCATCGTCGTCCTGCTGGCCGCGGTACCGATCATCACGGTGTCGCTGAAGTTCGAGCGCAAGTACCTGGTCATCTCCCGCACCGTCCAGGACCAGCAGGGCGACCTGGCCACCCAGATCGAGGAGTCCGCGCTCGGGTTCCGGGTGATCAAGGCGTTCGGCCGCCGTCAGCACGTCCAGCAGCAGTTCGACGACGGCGCCAAGACGTTGTACGGCACCGAGGTCGAGAAGGTCCGGCTGGCGTCGAGGTTCTGGAGCTTCCTCGGCGTGATCCCGAACCTGACCCTGGTGATCGTGCTGCTGCTCGGCGCGCTCGCGGTCGGCCGGGAGTCGATCACCCTCGGCACCCTGGTCGCCTTCATCACGCTGATGCTGTCGCTGATCTGGCCGGTCACCTCGCTCGGCGCGATCCTGGCGATGGCGCAGGAGGCGATGACCGCGGCGGACCGGATCAGCGAGATCCTCGACACCTGGTCCACCATCCAATCCGGACCGGAGGAGCTCGAGCACCCGCGCGGCCACCTGCGGTTCGAGAACGTCGGCTTCCGGTTCTCCGACGACACCGCGGAGGTGCTGCACGACGTCAACCTCGACCTCACGCCCGGGACCACGCTGGCCCTGGTCGGGGCGACGGGGTCCGGCAAGACCACCCTCACCTCGCTGGTCCCCCGCCTGTACGACGTGACCGCCGGCCGGATCACGATCGATGGGCACGACATCCGCGACCTCACCCTGCCGTCGCTGCGCAGCGCGGTCGCGTCCGCGTTCGACGACCCGACGCTGTTCTCGATGAGCGTCCGGGAGAACCTCACCCTCGGCCGGCCGGACGCGACCGAGGCCGAGGTCCAGCAGGCGCTCCAGGTAGCCCAGGCCCAGTTCGCCAACGACCTGCCCTGGGGCCTGGACACCCGGGTCGGTGAGCAGGGCATGTCGCTGTCCGGCGGTCAGCGGCAGCGGCTCGCGCTCGCCCGGGCGGTGATCGCCCGCCCGGCCGTCCTGGTGCTCGACGACACCCTGTCGGCGCTGGACGTGCACACCGAAGCACTGGTCGAGGAGGCGCTGCGCAACGTACTCGCCGACACGACCGGCATCGTGGTCGCGCACCGGGCGTCCACGGTGATGCTGGCCGACAAGGTGGCGCTGCTGGAGAACGGCACGGTCACCCACGTCGGTACCCATCAGGAGTTGCTCGCCGAAGTCCCGGCGTACCGGCTGCTGCTCGCGGCCGAGGAAGAGGAGGTGCACGCATGA
- a CDS encoding AAA family ATPase, translated as MQAAVTVTPGSLPEVLLHVAVVRPVFLWGAPGIGKSSLVRSFAESLGLECVTLLGTQLAPEDLIGVPQLVDGRSRFAPPTSIARDEPYCLFLDELNASSAEVQKAFYSLILDRRIGEYELPEGSVVIGAGNRATDNALARPMASALVNRLVHVHLRASASDWIRWAGGAGIHPWVLEYLRNRPDHLWVAPPKTEEPFSSPRSWHMLSDALHSYGDGIDDETLRILAFGTVTAAHASTFRAYVKTVRNAYGLEAVLKGETGWPAAPEDRDLLYFLAETFRARLVKELPADKASGSAAARQLAHRGKALLVELAEISLEVAQLVIASDDDGRAVLPTWFLVEVTRDLPRLVAARS; from the coding sequence ATGCAGGCTGCTGTCACCGTGACGCCGGGGTCGTTGCCCGAGGTGTTGCTGCACGTCGCGGTCGTCCGGCCGGTGTTCCTGTGGGGAGCGCCCGGGATCGGCAAGAGCAGTCTGGTGCGGTCGTTCGCCGAGTCGCTCGGCCTGGAGTGCGTCACGCTGCTCGGCACCCAGCTCGCGCCGGAGGACCTGATCGGCGTCCCGCAGCTGGTCGACGGCCGGAGCCGGTTCGCCCCGCCGACGAGCATCGCCCGCGACGAGCCGTACTGCCTGTTCCTGGACGAGCTGAACGCGTCCTCGGCCGAGGTGCAGAAGGCGTTCTACTCGCTCATCCTGGACCGCCGGATCGGGGAGTACGAGCTGCCCGAGGGCTCGGTCGTGATCGGCGCCGGGAACCGGGCCACCGACAACGCGCTGGCCCGTCCGATGGCGTCCGCCCTGGTCAACCGGCTGGTGCACGTCCACCTGCGGGCGTCGGCGTCCGACTGGATCCGCTGGGCCGGCGGCGCCGGGATCCACCCGTGGGTCCTGGAGTACCTGCGGAACCGGCCGGACCACCTGTGGGTCGCGCCGCCGAAGACGGAGGAGCCGTTCTCCTCGCCGCGGTCCTGGCACATGCTGTCCGACGCGCTGCACTCGTACGGTGACGGCATCGACGACGAGACCCTGCGGATCCTTGCCTTCGGGACGGTCACGGCCGCGCACGCGTCCACGTTCCGTGCCTACGTGAAGACGGTGCGCAACGCGTACGGGCTGGAGGCGGTGCTCAAGGGGGAGACCGGCTGGCCGGCCGCGCCCGAGGACCGCGACCTGCTGTACTTCCTGGCCGAGACGTTCCGGGCCCGGCTGGTCAAGGAGCTGCCCGCGGACAAGGCGTCCGGCAGTGCGGCCGCCCGGCAGCTGGCGCACCGCGGCAAGGCGCTGCTGGTCGAGCTGGCGGAGATCTCGCTCGAGGTCGCGCAGCTGGTGATCGCCTCGGACGACGACGGCCGCGCCGTCCTGCCGACCTGGTTCCTGGTCGAGGTCACCCGGGACCTGCCGCGGCTTGTCGCCGCCCGGAGCTGA
- a CDS encoding DUF2201 family putative metallopeptidase, translating into MARRRQAKQRDPGWEAITAGWSVVESHPLFGPMSRYDPARSDLVPADGWAIVDSSGMIHVHRTRRATPEEWTWVFAHLLIHLGLDHTDPNRPDPDHASAAACCVAVNRFLTTLKLGRPVVELPVVLPETDEDELVRRWRSDTVPEEYARGGVAGGASDILLKRIWGRPMNWTDRFAAGLSAAATAAVDVAGGARSSLTDTGERTEVWTGALGWFVASYPLLGALAASMKVVANVELARNWDIQVAAVNAAAGEIYVNPLAGLTSAEWRFVMAHEMLHAALRHGDRVAWRDPYLWNVAADLVINGWLLEMGVGVMPDGALHDPELKGLSAEAVYDRIAKDLRRYRKLATMRGVGLGDVLGEPLPHPGEGVRGAGLDDIYRRALTTGLAYHDSSRGLLPAGLVAEIRALEHPPLAWDAELARWFEEYVPSATPTRTYARASRRQASTPDIPRPAWVRPLALERLPTYGVVLDTSGSMDHKLLGKALGAIASYSRARDVPAARVVYCDAAAYDAGYVLVDDIAGRVHIRGRGGTVLHPASTCWNAPPTSHPTARSWSSPTASATWSASGGRMPGWYPAERPCPSPRGVRSSA; encoded by the coding sequence GTGGCCCGCCGGCGCCAGGCCAAGCAGCGGGACCCGGGCTGGGAGGCGATCACGGCCGGCTGGTCCGTGGTCGAGTCGCACCCGTTGTTCGGCCCGATGAGCCGGTACGACCCGGCCCGCAGCGACCTGGTCCCTGCTGACGGGTGGGCGATCGTGGACAGCTCGGGAATGATCCACGTCCACCGGACCCGCCGGGCGACGCCGGAGGAGTGGACGTGGGTGTTCGCGCACCTGCTCATCCACCTCGGGCTGGACCACACCGATCCGAACCGGCCCGACCCCGATCACGCGTCCGCGGCGGCCTGTTGCGTCGCGGTGAACCGGTTCCTCACGACGTTGAAGCTCGGTCGCCCGGTGGTCGAACTCCCGGTCGTCCTGCCCGAGACCGACGAGGACGAGCTGGTCCGGCGGTGGCGGTCGGACACCGTACCGGAGGAGTACGCGCGAGGTGGGGTCGCCGGGGGAGCGAGCGACATCCTCCTGAAGCGGATCTGGGGTCGTCCGATGAACTGGACGGACCGGTTCGCCGCGGGACTTTCCGCTGCGGCGACGGCGGCCGTGGACGTCGCTGGTGGAGCGCGGTCCTCACTGACCGACACGGGGGAGCGGACCGAGGTATGGACGGGCGCGCTCGGGTGGTTCGTGGCGTCGTACCCGCTGCTGGGCGCGCTGGCCGCGTCGATGAAGGTGGTCGCGAACGTCGAGCTGGCCCGGAACTGGGACATCCAGGTGGCCGCGGTGAACGCGGCAGCCGGCGAGATCTACGTGAACCCACTGGCCGGACTCACGTCGGCGGAGTGGCGGTTCGTGATGGCGCACGAGATGCTGCACGCCGCACTGCGCCACGGGGACCGCGTGGCCTGGCGGGACCCGTACCTGTGGAACGTGGCCGCGGACCTGGTGATCAACGGCTGGCTGCTGGAGATGGGTGTCGGGGTGATGCCCGACGGCGCGCTGCACGATCCGGAGCTGAAGGGGCTGTCGGCGGAAGCGGTGTACGACCGGATCGCCAAGGACCTGCGCCGCTACCGCAAGCTGGCGACCATGCGCGGTGTGGGGCTCGGTGACGTCCTCGGTGAGCCGCTGCCGCATCCGGGGGAGGGTGTGCGTGGTGCGGGGCTCGACGACATCTACCGTCGCGCGCTGACCACGGGACTCGCGTACCACGATTCCAGCCGCGGCCTGCTGCCCGCGGGACTTGTCGCGGAGATCCGCGCCCTGGAACACCCTCCGCTCGCTTGGGACGCGGAGTTGGCCCGCTGGTTCGAGGAGTACGTACCGTCCGCGACGCCCACTCGGACGTACGCCCGCGCCTCACGCAGGCAGGCGAGTACGCCCGACATCCCGCGACCGGCCTGGGTCCGCCCGCTCGCGCTGGAGCGGCTCCCGACGTACGGGGTGGTGCTGGACACGTCCGGCTCGATGGACCACAAGCTCCTCGGCAAGGCGCTCGGCGCGATCGCGTCGTACTCCCGCGCCCGCGACGTCCCCGCCGCCCGCGTCGTGTACTGCGACGCGGCCGCCTACGACGCGGGGTACGTCCTGGTGGACGACATCGCGGGCCGCGTCCATATTCGCGGGCGCGGCGGCACCGTCCTCCACCCGGCATCGACCTGCTGGAACGCGCCCCCGACTTCCCACCCGACGGCCCGATCCTGGTCATCACCGACGGCGAGTGCGACGTGGTCCGCATCCGGCGGCCGCATGCCTGGCTGGTATCCCGCGGAGCGACCCTGCCCTTCACCCCGAGGGGTCCGGTCTTCCGCGTGA